The Humidesulfovibrio mexicanus genome window below encodes:
- the wrbA gene encoding NAD(P)H:quinone oxidoreductase: MNIAIVYYSMYGHVLTMARAAAEAAAQVPGVTASLLRVPETLPEEVLAKMGALDAAKAQSDIPLATPEALAAADALLFGTPTRFGNMTGQMRQFLDSTGGLWAKGALIGKAAGVFTSSATQHGGQESTILTFIPTLMHHGMVVVGLPYSFAGQTGVDEVVGGSPYGASTIAGSDGSRTPSARELDGVRFQARHLAEIAKKLAA; this comes from the coding sequence ATGAATATCGCCATCGTCTACTACTCCATGTATGGACATGTCCTGACCATGGCCCGCGCGGCGGCCGAGGCGGCGGCGCAGGTTCCGGGGGTAACGGCCTCGCTCCTGCGCGTGCCCGAGACCCTGCCCGAGGAGGTGCTTGCCAAAATGGGCGCGCTTGATGCCGCCAAGGCCCAGTCGGACATCCCCCTGGCCACGCCGGAGGCCCTGGCCGCCGCAGATGCCCTGCTCTTCGGCACGCCCACGCGCTTCGGCAACATGACCGGGCAGATGCGCCAGTTCCTGGACTCCACAGGCGGCCTGTGGGCCAAGGGCGCGCTCATCGGCAAGGCGGCCGGGGTGTTCACCTCCAGCGCCACCCAGCACGGCGGGCAGGAGTCCACCATCCTCACCTTCATTCCCACGCTTATGCACCACGGCATGGTGGTGGTGGGCCTGCCCTACTCCTTCGCCGGACAGACTGGCGTGGACGAGGTCGTGGGCGGCTCGCCCTACGGCGCCAGCACCATCGCCGGAAGCGACGGCTCGCGGACGCCAAGCGCGCGCGAACTGGACGGCGTGCGCTTCCAGGCCCGGCACCTGGCGGAAATCGCGAAAAAACTCGCAGCATAG
- a CDS encoding HD domain-containing phosphohydrolase, translated as MTQQHCPGDANGRDRVLLVDDDRNLLDSLRRVLGAEYELFTAEDGQEALGALAVCGPFTVIVADFKMPGMDGIELLSRVARANPDTVRILLTGHADLQTAIDAANKGSVYRFLTKPCPPELLRQSIDAAREHAHLLRDQRELFALKRCKVLLEGIVRGFSTLVEARDPYLAGHQQRVTALSLAMGREMGLTGAELETLRIAGLLHDIGKVYVPADFLNRPGILRQEELSVIQMHPEVGYDILKHLDEDWPVAVIIRQHHERMDGSGYPQGLDGRFIVKGARILAVADVVDAMCSHRPYRPSLGIAAALNEIEKNRGRLYDEQAADACLMLFRERAYRLKDGGESGRPDDVAPLYNGDEYD; from the coding sequence ATGACGCAGCAGCACTGTCCCGGCGATGCCAACGGCCGCGACCGGGTGCTCCTGGTGGACGACGACCGGAACTTGCTGGATTCCCTGCGACGCGTGCTGGGGGCCGAATACGAGCTGTTCACCGCCGAAGATGGCCAGGAGGCGTTGGGCGCGCTGGCCGTGTGCGGACCGTTCACCGTCATCGTGGCCGACTTCAAGATGCCCGGCATGGACGGCATCGAACTGCTCTCGCGCGTGGCGCGCGCAAACCCGGACACCGTGCGCATCCTGCTCACGGGCCACGCCGACCTGCAGACCGCGATCGACGCCGCCAACAAGGGCTCGGTGTACCGCTTCCTCACCAAGCCCTGCCCGCCGGAGCTCCTGCGCCAATCCATAGACGCCGCCCGCGAACACGCGCACCTGCTGCGCGACCAGCGGGAACTCTTCGCCCTCAAGCGCTGCAAGGTGCTGCTGGAGGGCATCGTGCGCGGCTTCTCCACCCTTGTGGAGGCCCGCGATCCGTACCTGGCCGGGCACCAGCAGCGCGTCACCGCCCTCAGCCTGGCCATGGGCCGCGAAATGGGCCTCACCGGCGCGGAGCTCGAAACCCTGCGCATCGCCGGGCTCCTGCACGACATCGGCAAGGTCTACGTGCCCGCGGACTTCCTGAACCGGCCGGGCATTCTGCGCCAGGAGGAGCTCTCCGTCATCCAGATGCACCCGGAGGTGGGCTACGACATCCTCAAGCACCTGGACGAGGACTGGCCCGTGGCGGTCATCATCCGACAGCACCACGAGCGCATGGACGGCTCTGGCTATCCCCAGGGCCTGGACGGCCGCTTCATCGTCAAGGGCGCGCGCATTCTGGCCGTGGCCGACGTGGTGGACGCCATGTGCTCCCACCGCCCCTATCGGCCGAGCCTGGGCATCGCCGCCGCCCTGAACGAAATCGAAAAGAACCGGGGCAGGCTGTACGATGAACAGGCTGCGGACGCCTGTCTCATGCTCTTCCGTGAACGGGCCTATCGGCTGAAAGATGGAGGCGAGTCCGGCCGCCCGGACGATGTCGCTCCCCTTTACAATGGGGACGAATACGATTAG
- a CDS encoding response regulator, which yields MKRTILFVDDEPNVLMGLRRMLRPMREKWDMLFANSGQEALDMLAKAHVDAVVSDMRMPGMDGPQFLRQVMREHPDVIRFALSGYSDQEMVGQSIAPTHQYISKPCDEKQLVTALEQAMGARDLVPNKTILDKIARVEHLPVLPEVYNRITAELAKGEPSPKLIGDIVARDVGMSANILKLVNSAYFGLPRHIAAPQQAVIVLGINVVRSVILSLHVFSSFENIGRVSFSLPMLWGHSMRTGAMARAIARHESLVKEDSDHAYIAALLHDVGKLLMEAHCPEECERVQTEVRAQNRRVAEVEHELLGLTHAEVGAYLLGLWGLPDPVVQAVARHHHPQSAQPGIGVENIVHFANLLDHEIFIFNEHYAKAEPSPERLDAIGGPERYAAWRQAVLSVDLGSEEP from the coding sequence ATGAAACGCACCATTCTTTTCGTCGACGATGAACCCAACGTGCTCATGGGCTTGCGGCGCATGTTGCGCCCCATGCGCGAGAAATGGGACATGCTCTTCGCCAATTCCGGCCAGGAGGCGCTGGACATGCTCGCCAAGGCCCATGTGGACGCAGTGGTTTCCGACATGCGGATGCCGGGCATGGATGGCCCGCAGTTCCTGCGCCAGGTGATGCGCGAGCACCCCGATGTCATCCGCTTCGCGCTCTCCGGCTACTCCGACCAGGAGATGGTCGGCCAAAGCATTGCGCCCACGCACCAGTACATCAGCAAACCTTGCGACGAAAAACAGCTGGTGACGGCCCTGGAACAGGCCATGGGCGCGCGCGACCTGGTGCCCAACAAGACCATTCTGGACAAGATCGCCCGGGTGGAGCACCTGCCCGTGCTGCCGGAGGTCTACAACCGCATCACGGCGGAGCTGGCCAAGGGCGAGCCCTCGCCCAAGCTCATCGGCGACATAGTGGCCCGCGACGTGGGCATGAGCGCCAACATCCTCAAGCTCGTGAACTCCGCCTACTTCGGGCTGCCGCGGCACATCGCCGCGCCGCAGCAGGCGGTCATCGTGCTGGGCATCAACGTGGTGCGCTCGGTCATCCTGTCGCTGCACGTCTTCTCCAGCTTCGAGAACATCGGCCGGGTAAGCTTCTCCCTGCCCATGCTCTGGGGGCACAGTATGCGCACCGGGGCCATGGCCCGGGCCATCGCCCGGCACGAGAGCCTGGTCAAGGAAGACTCCGACCACGCCTACATCGCCGCCCTGCTGCACGATGTGGGCAAGCTGCTGATGGAGGCCCACTGCCCCGAGGAATGCGAGCGCGTGCAGACCGAGGTGCGCGCGCAAAACCGCCGCGTGGCCGAGGTGGAGCACGAACTCCTCGGCCTCACCCACGCCGAGGTGGGGGCGTACCTGCTGGGCCTATGGGGGTTGCCAGACCCCGTGGTGCAGGCCGTGGCCCGCCACCACCACCCCCAAAGCGCGCAGCCGGGCATCGGGGTGGAGAACATCGTCCACTTCGCCAACCTGCTGGACCATGAAATCTTCATCTTCAACGAACATTACGCCAAGGCCGAGCCCTCGCCCGAGCGCCTGGACGCCATAGGCGGCCCGGAACGCTACGCGGCGTGGCGGCAGGCGGTGCTCAGCGTGGACCTAGGGTCGGAGGAGCCATGA
- a CDS encoding c-type cytochrome, giving the protein MKTLALSMTLLLAFALSTALAAEDGKALYTAKCQSCHGADGAKATMSKPLKGQSAQAVVKAMEGYKAKTFGGAKKATMENLASRLSDEQFKALGEYIAKL; this is encoded by the coding sequence ATGAAGACTCTTGCCCTTTCCATGACCCTGCTGCTGGCCTTCGCCCTCTCCACCGCCCTTGCGGCAGAGGACGGCAAGGCGCTCTACACCGCGAAATGCCAAAGCTGCCACGGGGCGGACGGCGCCAAGGCGACCATGAGCAAGCCCCTCAAGGGCCAGTCGGCCCAGGCCGTGGTCAAGGCCATGGAAGGATACAAGGCCAAAACCTTCGGCGGGGCCAAGAAGGCCACCATGGAAAACCTGGCCTCGCGCCTGAGCGACGAACAATTCAAGGCCCTGGGCGAGTACATCGCCAAGCTGTAG
- a CDS encoding PAS domain S-box protein yields the protein MREFVQLLRQGGETVLAGLAAHAREQGRDKGGATPDQDALALVARGCMAALIREAAEQSGKAPDRWRPGLDLESESFALEHAARHKKRGGDMETLLGLLGALREGCLDLVDDNALPPGSQRQAVRFIERFFGGLATTMSMAVAAGDGAADLEDLRGRLRETIALNRLSQALNRETASKPELLQSVADALPECWDLAQGLHARILFNGAAYLGGGDNGDPCPAFLEEPLTVLGQARGHVRLCSTHAEHTFHPDDAPMLAAVARQLEHVLETRISTRLLRCSERQFREFFDGAADAIFIHDENGHVLDANRSANIWLNLPECGLPDLNLLDSLAEGERQNAAARFQNALRGEPELFQATLIRRDGFAIPVELLCQAQEFQGSPALITTGRNIAERLRDQREIERRLEAEALVSAISGRLINSGEAGMARAVEESLNDLCRHLDMARAGVFLLEPSGRALRLAYQWRGHGLEPLPEPLRRLNRSRAPWLWERIAALETAVIRDTGHMPPAAAREKSLLEAAGMACAAAVPMVADGRLLGLLVVADASPAEGSRLAGRRELEQAALLFAIAIERQRADAALRRSESLSRAILDALPANLCVLDKKGRLTMVNKAWAVTGPESTPLGGDGKRLGLGGNYLEACRAAADNPHATQALEGIAAVLTRRAPTFRMEYPGRWRGELRWFVLQASPLARGTSGAVVSHRDITEQMRAIMKLKESEERFRIIVETAQEAVIMIDAGEIVTYANPRAADLFGRSAMELVRSPLAEILDPADARLLEQKLKRRRQGLSDQYELRFRHKDGRRVWTMINASPLRGPNGAYAGSIGMITDISDRVRAEARLRRNEARYRTLVESMHEGLVMARRSGMATYANDSFCAMLGRKRVDLVGKPLADFAAPQDRRRLMTMFAMAAGRDKQEEIIWEHADGRHIYTLVSPTAYADEDGREAGFFAVVTDTTERKNLESQLLHSQKLEAIGQLAAGIAHEINTPAQYVGNNVQFIKGAFLDLLAVVESARALASKAKKECPKLEDIKALERIMAERDVDYLAEEVPGAIAQTLEGVERINTIVRSVKQFAHPGASAMAPADLNESMQSTATVSRNEWKYVAELALDLDPALPYVVCMIGEINQVVLNLIINAAHAIADAKKADPERQGRITLSTRLAPPWAEIRVGDTGTGIPPEVQRKIFDPFFTTKEVGRGTGQGLTISRSIVVEKHKGQLFFETRPGEGTTFVVRLPLAQASG from the coding sequence ATGCGAGAGTTCGTTCAACTGTTGCGCCAAGGCGGGGAGACGGTGCTCGCCGGCCTTGCCGCGCACGCGCGCGAACAGGGACGCGACAAAGGCGGCGCGACGCCGGACCAGGACGCGTTGGCCCTGGTGGCGCGGGGCTGCATGGCCGCGCTGATTCGGGAGGCGGCAGAGCAGTCCGGCAAAGCCCCCGATCGTTGGCGGCCCGGTCTCGACCTCGAATCCGAAAGCTTCGCCCTTGAGCACGCCGCCCGCCACAAAAAACGCGGTGGAGATATGGAGACGCTGCTGGGCCTGCTGGGCGCGCTCCGCGAGGGCTGTCTCGATCTCGTCGACGACAATGCGCTTCCGCCCGGCTCCCAACGCCAGGCCGTCCGCTTCATCGAACGCTTCTTCGGCGGACTTGCCACGACCATGAGCATGGCCGTTGCCGCCGGGGACGGAGCGGCCGATTTGGAGGATCTGCGCGGCCGCCTGCGCGAAACCATCGCCCTGAACCGCCTGTCGCAGGCGCTGAATCGCGAAACAGCCTCCAAGCCCGAGTTGCTTCAAAGCGTGGCCGACGCGCTGCCCGAATGCTGGGACCTCGCCCAGGGCCTTCATGCCCGCATCCTGTTCAACGGCGCAGCGTACCTGGGCGGCGGCGACAATGGCGACCCGTGCCCGGCGTTTTTGGAGGAACCGCTCACCGTGCTTGGGCAGGCGCGCGGACATGTCCGCCTGTGCTCCACGCACGCGGAGCACACCTTCCACCCGGACGATGCGCCCATGCTGGCCGCCGTGGCCCGGCAGTTGGAACACGTGCTGGAGACCCGCATCTCCACCCGGCTGCTGCGCTGTTCCGAGCGGCAGTTCAGGGAATTCTTCGACGGCGCGGCAGACGCCATCTTCATTCATGACGAGAATGGCCATGTGCTTGACGCCAACCGCAGCGCGAACATCTGGCTCAACCTGCCGGAATGCGGACTGCCCGACCTGAACCTTTTGGACAGCCTGGCCGAAGGTGAGCGCCAAAACGCGGCCGCGCGCTTTCAAAACGCCCTGCGGGGCGAACCGGAGCTTTTTCAGGCCACCCTCATACGGCGCGACGGCTTCGCCATCCCTGTGGAACTGCTCTGCCAGGCCCAGGAATTCCAGGGCAGTCCGGCCCTCATCACCACGGGCCGCAACATTGCCGAGCGCCTGCGCGACCAGCGGGAAATTGAGCGCAGGCTTGAGGCCGAGGCCCTGGTCTCGGCCATTTCCGGCAGGCTCATCAACTCCGGCGAAGCGGGCATGGCCCGAGCCGTGGAGGAGTCGCTGAACGACCTGTGCCGCCACCTGGACATGGCCCGAGCCGGGGTGTTCCTGCTGGAACCGTCCGGGCGCGCGTTGCGCCTGGCCTACCAGTGGCGCGGCCACGGCCTGGAGCCGCTGCCCGAACCCCTGCGCCGCCTGAACCGAAGCAGGGCTCCCTGGCTCTGGGAACGCATCGCCGCGCTGGAGACGGCGGTCATCCGCGACACCGGGCACATGCCCCCGGCTGCGGCCAGGGAAAAGAGCCTGCTTGAGGCGGCGGGCATGGCCTGCGCAGCCGCCGTGCCCATGGTGGCGGATGGCAGGCTGCTGGGCCTGCTGGTGGTGGCCGATGCCAGCCCCGCAGAAGGCTCCAGACTGGCCGGGCGGCGGGAGCTGGAGCAGGCCGCGCTGCTTTTCGCCATCGCCATAGAGCGACAGCGCGCCGATGCGGCCCTGCGCCGCAGCGAGAGCCTGTCCCGCGCCATCCTCGACGCCCTGCCCGCCAATCTCTGCGTGCTGGACAAGAAGGGGCGGCTCACCATGGTCAACAAAGCCTGGGCCGTCACCGGCCCGGAGAGCACCCCCCTGGGCGGGGACGGCAAGCGCCTGGGCCTTGGCGGCAACTACCTGGAGGCCTGCCGCGCCGCGGCCGACAATCCCCACGCCACCCAGGCCCTGGAGGGCATCGCGGCGGTGCTGACCCGCCGCGCCCCGACCTTCCGCATGGAATATCCCGGCCGCTGGCGCGGCGAACTGCGCTGGTTCGTGCTCCAGGCCTCGCCCCTGGCCAGGGGAACCTCCGGGGCGGTGGTGTCCCACCGCGACATCACCGAACAGATGCGCGCCATCATGAAGCTCAAGGAGAGCGAGGAACGCTTCCGCATCATCGTGGAGACCGCCCAGGAAGCCGTGATCATGATCGATGCGGGCGAAATCGTCACCTATGCCAACCCCAGAGCCGCGGACCTCTTCGGCCGGTCGGCGATGGAACTCGTCCGAAGCCCGCTGGCGGAGATTCTGGACCCGGCAGACGCCCGGCTGCTGGAGCAGAAGCTCAAGCGCCGCAGGCAGGGCCTGTCCGACCAGTACGAACTGCGCTTCCGCCATAAGGACGGCCGCCGCGTCTGGACGATGATCAACGCCTCGCCCCTGCGCGGGCCGAACGGCGCATACGCGGGCTCCATCGGCATGATCACCGACATCTCCGACCGGGTGCGCGCCGAGGCCAGGCTGCGCCGCAACGAGGCCCGCTACCGCACCCTGGTGGAATCCATGCACGAGGGGCTTGTCATGGCCCGGCGCAGCGGGATGGCGACCTACGCCAACGACAGCTTCTGCGCCATGCTGGGCCGCAAGCGCGTCGACCTGGTGGGCAAGCCCCTGGCCGACTTCGCCGCCCCGCAGGACCGGCGGCGGCTGATGACCATGTTCGCCATGGCCGCCGGACGGGACAAGCAGGAGGAGATCATCTGGGAGCACGCCGACGGCAGGCACATCTACACCCTGGTTTCGCCCACGGCCTACGCCGACGAGGACGGCCGGGAGGCCGGATTCTTCGCCGTGGTCACCGACACCACCGAGCGCAAGAACCTGGAGAGCCAGCTTTTGCACTCCCAGAAGCTGGAAGCCATCGGCCAGCTGGCCGCGGGCATCGCCCACGAGATCAACACCCCGGCCCAATACGTGGGCAACAACGTCCAGTTCATCAAGGGCGCCTTCCTGGACCTGCTCGCCGTGGTCGAAAGCGCGCGGGCCCTGGCCTCCAAAGCCAAGAAGGAATGCCCGAAGCTGGAGGACATCAAGGCCCTGGAGCGGATCATGGCCGAGCGCGACGTGGACTACCTGGCCGAAGAGGTGCCCGGCGCCATCGCCCAAACGCTTGAGGGGGTGGAGCGCATCAACACCATCGTGCGCTCGGTGAAGCAGTTCGCCCACCCCGGCGCGTCCGCCATGGCCCCGGCGGATCTCAACGAATCCATGCAGAGCACGGCCACGGTGTCGCGCAACGAGTGGAAATACGTGGCCGAGCTTGCGCTGGACCTGGACCCGGCCCTGCCGTATGTGGTGTGCATGATCGGAGAGATCAACCAAGTGGTGCTCAACCTCATCATCAACGCCGCCCACGCCATAGCCGACGCCAAGAAGGCCGACCCCGAGCGGCAGGGGCGCATTACCCTGTCCACTCGGCTGGCCCCGCCCTGGGCCGAAATCCGTGTTGGCGACACCGGCACCGGCATTCCGCCGGAGGTGCAGCGCAAGATTTTCGACCCCTTCTTCACCACCAAGGAGGTGGGCCGCGGCACGGGCCAGGGGCTCACCATCTCCCGCAGCATTGTGGTGGAAAAGCACAAGGGCCAGCTGTTTTTCGAGACACGGCCCGGGGAGGGAACCACCTTTGTGGTGCGCCTGCCCCTGGCCCAGGCAAGCGGGTGA
- a CDS encoding HD domain-containing phosphohydrolase — translation MNRKVLLVDDDVNLLESFRRQLRKKAELACAEGAKAGIEAAARQGPFAVVISDYNMPGMNGVDMLRVIRHGSPDTVRVLLTGHADLEIAIQAVNEGNIFRLLTKPCPPETMERVLDDAFRHFDLVTAERELLEKTLTGSVSVLCDLISLVKPDVFGRVSRILPYLRGVSRRLDDPRPWETETAAMLSVVGFITLPDSLINKVEKGRPLDDAELAQFLGHPAFGARLVGKIPRMDGVAAIVAYQEKHFEGGGGPKDEVKGERIPLGARILKAVVDFDILLANGMQKTDAITKLDRRKGVYDPAVVAALAEVIREHARYTLKKVHLHALAPGMILAEDLHGQRGAETILLMAKGREFNDTVIEFLLDNSRSIKINQPVAVIEPLG, via the coding sequence ATGAACCGCAAAGTGCTGCTGGTGGACGACGACGTAAACCTGCTGGAGAGCTTCCGCCGCCAGCTGCGCAAAAAGGCCGAGCTCGCCTGCGCCGAGGGGGCCAAGGCGGGCATAGAGGCCGCGGCCCGGCAGGGGCCCTTCGCCGTGGTCATCAGCGACTACAACATGCCCGGCATGAACGGGGTGGACATGCTGCGCGTCATCCGCCACGGCAGCCCGGACACGGTGCGCGTGCTGCTCACCGGCCACGCCGACCTGGAGATCGCCATCCAGGCCGTGAACGAAGGCAACATCTTCCGCCTGCTCACCAAGCCCTGCCCGCCGGAGACCATGGAGCGCGTGCTGGACGACGCCTTTCGCCACTTCGACCTGGTGACCGCCGAGCGCGAACTGCTCGAAAAGACCCTCACGGGCAGCGTGTCCGTGCTCTGCGACCTCATCTCCCTGGTCAAGCCGGATGTGTTCGGCCGGGTGTCGCGCATTCTGCCGTACTTGCGGGGGGTCAGCCGCCGACTCGACGATCCCCGCCCCTGGGAGACCGAGACCGCGGCCATGCTCTCGGTGGTGGGCTTCATCACCCTGCCGGACTCGCTCATCAACAAGGTGGAAAAGGGCCGCCCCCTGGACGATGCCGAGCTGGCGCAATTCCTGGGGCACCCGGCCTTTGGCGCACGGCTTGTGGGCAAGATTCCGCGCATGGACGGGGTTGCGGCCATAGTGGCCTACCAGGAAAAGCACTTCGAAGGCGGCGGCGGGCCCAAGGACGAGGTGAAAGGAGAGCGGATTCCCCTTGGCGCGCGGATCTTGAAAGCCGTGGTGGACTTTGACATCCTGCTGGCCAACGGGATGCAGAAGACCGACGCCATCACCAAGCTGGACCGCCGCAAAGGCGTATACGACCCCGCCGTGGTGGCCGCCCTGGCCGAGGTCATCCGCGAACACGCGCGCTACACCCTCAAGAAGGTCCACCTGCACGCCCTGGCCCCGGGCATGATTCTGGCCGAGGACCTCCACGGCCAGCGCGGAGCGGAAACCATCCTGCTCATGGCCAAGGGACGGGAGTTCAACGATACCGTCATCGAGTTCCTGCTGGACAACTCCCGCAGCATCAAGATCAATCAGCCTGTGGCGGTCATAGAGCCCCTGGGCTAG